The genomic DNA ACTAGCGCGCATAGCTCGCTCCCTGATTCGGAAGGGTCGCCTCCGCGCGCAGGATCGCGAAACGCCTGCCCGAGATGAGCAGTGGCGTCAACAGCGCCGGCGACGAGACTCGCTTGAGCTCCTTCATGCTTTGCCAAGCTAGCGCTGGGTCTGGCTCCGAAGAACGGCCTGAGCCCGCGTTGCGCTGGCGGCCGGTGCCGGTGTTCGACGAACCCAGGCCCGACGCGCTGCGCGCTGAATCCGCTAGAAGCCGGCGTCCCTCGGTGCAGACAAATGCGGAAGCCAGCGGCACCACGCACGGAAAGAGAAACGTGACCCGTACGGTGATCTCTTCGCTTGGGCCGTAGCTAAGCCCGTGAAAGTCCGAAGCGGCTGGACCATTCGGGAACGTGACCGCAGCAGCGGCGCGAGTATAAAGCATGCCGCCGACCAGTCGCGTCGCGCCGTGGTCACCGATGGCAGCCCGGACGTTGCGATGGCGGTCGGTGAGAATCCGACGGTAATCCGGAGCAACCGACAGCAACGGTAGGTGTGCGGCGTGCTGGATCGCGCTTCGGCGTCCCCCGCCGGTTGCGACGCCGGTGCTGAGTAGGCTCGTTAGCGATTTCGTTCCGCCCGGTGTGCCCCCTCGAGGCTCGTAGCGGCTTGTTGCGGAAGCTTCGAGTGTGCCTCGGGGTGTCCCCCCATAGTGCTTTGGTTCGTCGTCCAGCACCACGATGGCCGCTCGCGCTGCCGTGGTCGCGGCGTGCTGTACCACCAGTTTTGCCGCATAGAGCAAGCAGAGTTGGGCGATTCCCATCACGAACAGCAAAAGAGGGACGAGGACGATCGCGAATTCCACGCAGATGCCCCCTTCGCTGTTGCGGTACCAGCAAACGCCAGCTCTCGACGCCAACCGGTCAGAACCTCCGTGCAGAGGAGCTGGGGCGTGTTGAAGCGGCATGCTGGTCCTCACAGGATGTGGCCGGGCACGGATCCATGTGCTGCGAGCACGAGCACGGTGGCCACGAAGATTGGGACCCCGAGGCGCAGGCTGAGCGGTGAGACCGCGCGCTGCGCTTGTAGTCGTTGCGGGCACAACAGCAGCAACACGGGACGCAACACGATGCTACCCATGGCGCTGAGAAGCTCTCCGCGAAAGGCAAGCAGGGCCAGGCCGTACAGGGCCGCCAGAGCCACCGACAGGCACTGGATTTCCAGACCGTGCTGGGTGCCGACGCTGGCACCTAGTGCCGCAAAGAGCTTCACGTCACCACCTCCCATCGCACCAAGCCTAAAAGACACTAGGGGCACGAAGCCGCAAAGCGCAGCGCTCAGCACGGAGTCGAGAGCCAGAGAGGGGCTGCATAGTGCGTTGAGCAAGGGCAATGCAACGAGTGGGGGCAAGGTTAGCCAGTTGGGTATTTGACCCGTACGGGTGTCGGTGATGGCCGCCACCGTGCTAAGCACGGTGGCGGCCAAGAGGGTGATGATGTTGAGGGTCTCGGTGGTCATTGGATTGCGGTTTCGTTCTCGTTGGGGGCACGGTCTGGCCTTGGGGCCGCAAAGGTCGCCGCAGCACGGTTCTTGTCTTTTGGGCATGCGACAGCGCTACTTGTGCGGGGCACCAAAGCGCGCCCGGGCTATGGTCCCCGTTGGTTCAGGGCACGGGCAGCAACAGAATCGTGCTCGCGTAGTCGTGCATTTCGAGCAGCGGGACTCCCAGGCTCTTTGCAGCGACTCCCAAACCAAGCGCTACCAGCAGCATCAATGCGACGTACTCGAAGGACATGGTGTGTGGCTGGTGAGCTGCTAGGTGTCACCACCAAGCTAAGCTAGCGAATCCTCTTGAGTTCGGCCTTGAACTCCTTGTTGGAGTCCTTGAGCTGCTTGACAAGATGCGTGCCAGCGGTCTGCCATAGCCCAACTGTGCTGGCGACGATGAGAACGAACAGGATTCCGTACTCGAGGGTAGACATGCCGCGGGAGTCGTTGAAAAGCCTGCGTATCGTGTTCATGGGTCGTCTCCTTGTGCGATGCTCGGTTAGCCCGAGCGTTTGCTGCAGTCATCGGCCTTGGCAGCCGGCTGTTGCCCAAAAACCGCAAAAACCTGTCCGAGCGCCTGGGGGCTGCGTCGGGTGGTGGGCTTATGATGGCCGCGATCCACCACCTGCCTCCGCTGGCGGCGCCGGCAAGGGCATGCCGCGTACGTCGCTCGCAGCGCCGCGCCTAATGCCGCAGCGGGGTCGGCAATGCGGTGGGCGTCAGCAATGCGGTGGGAATCGGCAATGCGGTGGGAATCGGCAATGCGGTGGGAATCGGCAATGCGGTGGGCGTCAGCAATGCGGTGGGCGTCAGCAATGCGGTGGGCGTCAGCAATACGGTGGGGTCAGCAGCGCGCTGCAGAAGAGTCCGTCAGCGTCCTGAAAACATGCCTTGACGGCGAACGAGGCGCGTTCGGCCAAACGGGCAATCTCGTCGATCGAGTACTTGTAGGAATCCTCGGTGTGGATTGCCTCACCGGTATCGAACTCCACGCGCAGGGAGAGCTTGTCGATCGGGACTCGCTGTTTCCTTTTGCTGATCAGATGGAGCGCCACGCGTCCCGCATCGACATCGTAGCGTGCGCGATGCTCGAAACTACCGAGATCGAAGCGCCCACCGAGCTCTCGATTGATGCGTGCCAGCAGATTGAGGTTGAAGCGTGCGGTCACGCCGCTCGCGTCGTTGTACGCGGCCTCGAGTACTCGCCGATCTTTGCGCAAGTCGAACCCCACCAGCAGGGCGTCGCGCGTCGCGGAGCGTGCCCGCAGCGTTCCCAGAAAAGCAGCGGCCTGATCCCGATCTAGATTCCCGATGCTCGAGCCAAGCCAGGCAATTAGACGCGGACCCGTGAGCGTCTGGACCGCGAGCGCGAGCGCGGCGTCGTACTCTGCTTGCAGTGCACGGATCGACAGCGTTGGGAAACTCTCGAGCAGGGCGGCCGTCTGCTCGAGCGCCGATTGCGAGACGTCGATCGGCACGTAGCGGAGCGAAACCTGCTTGCGGACGAGCGCTTCAATGAGCAGGCGCGTCTTGTCGCCATTGCCGCTTCCCAGCTCCCAGAGCTGCGCTTCGGGCGGCAGCCCAGCCACGATCGTGCTCGCATGCTGGCTGAGGATCGCACGCTCGGCACGGGTCACGTAGTACTCAGGCAGCCTGCAGATCTGTTCGAACAATCGACTGCCTTCGGCGTCGTAGAAGTGACGGCACGGTAGACGCTTGGGGTGTGCCGCCAGTCCGGCTCTGACGTCCGACGCGAAGTTGCTAGCTGCCGAGCTGCCCGCTAACTCCACAGCTTCATCGCCCGGCTTCACGAGGCGAAAGCGATGTTGGCGATCTGGCGATGAGCGTGTTTGCATCAATCAGTGTCCTCGCGACTGTGTGTTGTCAACGCCCGCGGCCTGCCAGTGCCTGTCCGCGAAGGACAGGCGAGGACCCAACTGGCGGGGCCCCAAGCTCCACCGAACGAGCTGACCCGGACCCCAGCATGACTGTAACGGTGCGCAGGTGCGATGCAGCCGAAAACGGGCCTAGCGTGCCGCTGACTACAGATGCAAGGCTCGCTGCTTCCTAGCGGCTTTGACCGCACGCGTCAACAACGAACAACGCCACGCCGGCAATGCACACTGACTTCGCAACGGTTCACCGAGCCTGACGGTTACGTGACTGGCTTTCGTATGTGTGAAACAAGGAAAGCCGTCGTTGACAGTCAAATGGCCTTTGCTAAGGTCGGCCGCGGAGAGCTGGCCGAGCGGTTGAAGGCGCTTGACTCGAAATCAAGTGTGCCCGTGAGGGTACCGTGGGTTCGAATCCCACGCTCTCCGCCGGCCGTATGAGCCAGCAACCCGCTAGCGAGTGACGGAGAGCCCCCACGCGATTGGCAGTCTGGTTTCCGCAGGGCTCGTCGATCCTGGAGAGGTGACCGAGTGGCTGAAGGTGCACGACTGGAAATCGTGTGTGCCCGTGAGGGTACCGCGGGTTCGAATCCCGCCCTCTCCGCCGCGGACTTGTTTTTCATCACGGTCGGTGCTTAGGTTCAGTCAGCAAACGTCCATGGTCCTGCCGCCGTCGGCCCGTCAACCCCGCCAGGCCCGGAAGGGAGCAACGGTAGCGGTGATCGGCGGGTGGCAGGGCCGCCACTAGCCTGCGGGCCGGGACAGCCGGCGGCGTGCATCCAGGTTGAGCGATCACGGAGCAGACTCGGTTGCGGACTAGAGCTCTTCACTGCGGTTCTACCGGAACGGAACGCAGTCGGCGGGCGACGATCTCGGGGCCGCCCACCTCGTTCACCCACGCGTGCACCGCCCGCATACCGTCCCCAACTGAGGTTTGCGGCCGGTAGCCGAAATCGGTCAGCGACGCGCCAATGTCGAAATGGTAGCTTCTGCCGCGCCGGATTACTTCTGCGCGGCTGGCCGGGTCCTTCAGCAGCCACTGCCTCACGCACGCGCCGGCGTAGGCGATCAGGTAGCTGCCGCGCCGAGGGAGCGGGAGTCCGGCACTCTCACACAGCATGCCAAAGAACTCGGCCGACTCGAGAAACTCGTCGTCGGTGATGTAGTACGCTTTGCCTTCCACTGCTTGGGGGGCGGCCGCGAGCGTCGCGATGATCGCGTGCACCAAGTTGTCGATATAGGTGGTGGAAACTAGATTGCGGCCGCTTCCGGCAAGCGACATGCCGTTGTGTCTTGCCGTTCGGCACAGCTCGGGCAGCAGGTGGTTGTCGCCCGGTCCCCAGAGGATCGCAGGTCTCAGCGCCGTGACGCCCAGCGTCTTGCTGCTCGCGCACAGGGCGAGTTCTTCAGCTAGCAGCTTGCTGCGCGCGTGGAGGCCTGCGGGCTGTTCTGAGAGCTTGCGATTCTCGGACCAGTGCACACGCGGTGCGTTGATCAGCGTGACATCGGCGCACGACACCATGACGAGGCGCTGGCAGCCGCTGTGGCGCGCCGCGCGCAGAACGTTCTCCGTACCGGCAACGTTGGTCCATCCCAACGTCTGGTTCGAGGCTAGCGAGGAGCACTCGGCCGCACAGTGAATCAGCGCCTCGCAGCCGGAAGCCGCCTGCGCGAGTTGGTTCGGATCGGCTAGGCTACCCAGATGGACCGCGGCCTTGGCCAGATCCGGCAACGCGGCTGATTGCGCATCGCGCACAAGGACGTGCACTTCGCGACCATCCGCGACCAGGCGGCGCGTGAGTGCCGCACCAACAAAGCCGGTTGCGCCTGTGACCAAAACGGGCACGGGCGCAGGGCCTACTATCGCGCGCCGCACATGTCTAGAGCGCCGATCGGCGCATTAGGCCGCCTTTTTCGTGCTGCGCGGGGCTTGGGCCTTGGAGGCCAGTGCCTCGCTGAATCGCGCTTCGAGACGCTCGCGCAATTGGGGGTCATCGAGCATCGCTTGTCTTGCCTGCTCGCGGCCCTGCCCGATGTTCTGACTCTCGAAGGCGTAGTACGCTCCGTGCTTGCTCACGACGCCCTGCCCTACGGCCGCCTCCAGCAGGTCGATGGCCGAATCGATGCCCACACCGTAGCGGATGTCGAATTCGGTGCTCTGAAAGGGCGGTGCCAGCTTGTTCTTGACGACTTTCACGCGGGTACGGTTTCCAATCACGCGATCGGCGACCTTGACCTGGCCGATGCGACGGATGTCGAGCCGAACCGAGGCATAGTACTTGAGCGCGTGCCCGCCGGTGGTGGTTTCGGGCGAGCCCATGACTTGACCGATCTTCGTGCGCAGCTGATTGATGAAGATGATCGTGGTCCCGCTCGTGTGCCCCACACCAGTCAGCTTGCGCAGCGCTCTGCTCATGAGCCTCGCCTGCAGGCCAACGTGGGTGTCGCCCATCTCGCCACGCAGCTCCGCTTCGGGCACCAGAGCGGCCACCGAATCGATCACGACTAGATCGCAGGCGCAGCTGCGCACCAACATCTCGGCGATCTGAAGGGCCTGCTCTCCAGTATCCGGTTGGCTGACTAGGAGCTTTTCGGCCTGCACTCCCAGCGCCCGGGCATAACCCACGTCGAGCGCATGCTCGGCATCCACAAACGCCGCCGTGCCTCCCGCCCGCTGGCAGTTCGCAATGGCATGCAGCGTCAGCGTGGTCTTTCCGCTTGCTTCTGGCCCGTAGATTTCGACGATGCGTCCGCGCGGATAGCCTCCGCACCCCAATGCCCGATCGAGTGAGCCGGCACCGGTTGGGATGGTTTCGATTTTCTCGGCGCTCCTCTGGCCCAAGAGCATTACCGCTCCTCTGCCAAACTGCTTTTCGATCGCTTGCACCGTGGACTGAAGTGCGTTCAAACGTTCTTTGGGTTTTAGTGACATGCTTCGTTCTCCTCTGGTAGTGAGGGTTCGTGCCGCAGCGACTGCGG from Pseudomonadota bacterium includes the following:
- the recA gene encoding recombinase RecA, producing MSLKPKERLNALQSTVQAIEKQFGRGAVMLLGQRSAEKIETIPTGAGSLDRALGCGGYPRGRIVEIYGPEASGKTTLTLHAIANCQRAGGTAAFVDAEHALDVGYARALGVQAEKLLVSQPDTGEQALQIAEMLVRSCACDLVVIDSVAALVPEAELRGEMGDTHVGLQARLMSRALRKLTGVGHTSGTTIIFINQLRTKIGQVMGSPETTTGGHALKYYASVRLDIRRIGQVKVADRVIGNRTRVKVVKNKLAPPFQSTEFDIRYGVGIDSAIDLLEAAVGQGVVSKHGAYYAFESQNIGQGREQARQAMLDDPQLRERLEARFSEALASKAQAPRSTKKAA
- a CDS encoding pilus assembly protein, whose translation is MASRAGVCWYRNSEGGICVEFAIVLVPLLLFVMGIAQLCLLYAAKLVVQHAATTAARAAIVVLDDEPKHYGGTPRGTLEASATSRYEPRGGTPGGTKSLTSLLSTGVATGGGRRSAIQHAAHLPLLSVAPDYRRILTDRHRNVRAAIGDHGATRLVGGMLYTRAAAAVTFPNGPAASDFHGLSYGPSEEITVRVTFLFPCVVPLASAFVCTEGRRLLADSARSASGLGSSNTGTGRQRNAGSGRSSEPDPALAWQSMKELKRVSSPALLTPLLISGRRFAILRAEATLPNQGASYAR
- a CDS encoding Flp family type IVb pilin gives rise to the protein MNTIRRLFNDSRGMSTLEYGILFVLIVASTVGLWQTAGTHLVKQLKDSNKEFKAELKRIR
- the egtD gene encoding L-histidine N(alpha)-methyltransferase, which codes for MQTRSSPDRQHRFRLVKPGDEAVELAGSSAASNFASDVRAGLAAHPKRLPCRHFYDAEGSRLFEQICRLPEYYVTRAERAILSQHASTIVAGLPPEAQLWELGSGNGDKTRLLIEALVRKQVSLRYVPIDVSQSALEQTAALLESFPTLSIRALQAEYDAALALAVQTLTGPRLIAWLGSSIGNLDRDQAAAFLGTLRARSATRDALLVGFDLRKDRRVLEAAYNDASGVTARFNLNLLARINRELGGRFDLGSFEHRARYDVDAGRVALHLISKRKQRVPIDKLSLRVEFDTGEAIHTEDSYKYSIDEIARLAERASFAVKACFQDADGLFCSALLTPPYC
- a CDS encoding NAD-dependent epimerase/dehydratase family protein, with protein sequence MPVLVTGATGFVGAALTRRLVADGREVHVLVRDAQSAALPDLAKAAVHLGSLADPNQLAQAASGCEALIHCAAECSSLASNQTLGWTNVAGTENVLRAARHSGCQRLVMVSCADVTLINAPRVHWSENRKLSEQPAGLHARSKLLAEELALCASSKTLGVTALRPAILWGPGDNHLLPELCRTARHNGMSLAGSGRNLVSTTYIDNLVHAIIATLAAAPQAVEGKAYYITDDEFLESAEFFGMLCESAGLPLPRRGSYLIAYAGACVRQWLLKDPASRAEVIRRGRSYHFDIGASLTDFGYRPQTSVGDGMRAVHAWVNEVGGPEIVARRLRSVPVEPQ
- a CDS encoding A24 family peptidase, with protein sequence MTTETLNIITLLAATVLSTVAAITDTRTGQIPNWLTLPPLVALPLLNALCSPSLALDSVLSAALCGFVPLVSFRLGAMGGGDVKLFAALGASVGTQHGLEIQCLSVALAALYGLALLAFRGELLSAMGSIVLRPVLLLLCPQRLQAQRAVSPLSLRLGVPIFVATVLVLAAHGSVPGHIL